A window of the Streptomyces albireticuli genome harbors these coding sequences:
- a CDS encoding peptidoglycan-binding domain-containing protein, with protein MTSGRLHALVTAALLGSVLSLGPVLGPGGDSATARAAPSAREQVRNGVNGEWRLCPYTGTHPELGKGHANDAVGHAQCVLNKVYGYRNVTVDKIFGEATLAAVKDFQQAVGLTADGFVGPNTWAALHP; from the coding sequence ATGACATCAGGACGACTCCACGCGCTCGTCACGGCGGCCCTGCTCGGCAGCGTGCTGTCACTCGGCCCGGTACTCGGGCCCGGAGGCGACTCCGCGACCGCGCGCGCCGCGCCCTCCGCGCGGGAGCAGGTGCGCAACGGCGTCAACGGCGAGTGGCGGCTGTGCCCCTACACCGGCACCCACCCGGAGCTCGGCAAGGGGCACGCCAACGACGCGGTCGGGCACGCCCAGTGCGTCCTCAACAAGGTCTACGGCTACCGGAACGTGACCGTCGACAAGATCTTCGGCGAGGCGACCCTGGCCGCCGTCAAGGACTTCCAGCAGGCGGTCGGGCTGACCGCCGACGGGTTCGTCGGCCCCAACACCTGGGCCGCCCTGCACCCTTGA
- a CDS encoding acyl carrier protein, translating to MRYEALYERLRDILAGKLHVDPDRITYDATPEEIELDSLALVELSLVLETELGIRISEDDLAEAPTVGAVARLMAERSAAAGSS from the coding sequence ATGCGCTACGAGGCGCTGTACGAACGGCTCAGGGACATCCTGGCCGGCAAGCTGCACGTGGACCCGGACCGCATCACGTACGACGCCACGCCCGAGGAGATCGAGCTGGACTCGCTCGCGCTCGTCGAGCTGTCCCTCGTGCTGGAGACGGAGCTCGGCATCCGGATCAGCGAGGACGACCTGGCCGAGGCCCCGACCGTCGGCGCCGTCGCCCGCCTGATGGCGGAGCGCAGCGCCGCGGCCGGGTCCTCGTGA
- a CDS encoding SRPBCC family protein: protein MRRVELEATVRGEKAREVFDALLAWERYPELAPHVRATTVHRSVPGEGGSSSWELYFRSGLLSWSEEEFFDPGALRIRFEQTYGDFDEFRGTWQLRQDADDVHVRFDAEFDFGIPSMEGILDPIAERVIKETVAWAVTGLFLDVTHQEPLPPRQPGRNVSPVGSAAAGDTDENTENTPEG, encoded by the coding sequence ATGCGGCGTGTGGAACTGGAGGCGACGGTGCGCGGCGAGAAGGCCCGGGAGGTCTTCGACGCCCTGCTCGCCTGGGAGCGCTACCCCGAACTCGCGCCCCACGTACGGGCGACGACCGTGCACCGCAGCGTGCCCGGCGAGGGCGGCAGCTCCAGCTGGGAGCTGTACTTCCGCAGCGGGCTGCTGTCGTGGTCGGAGGAGGAGTTCTTCGACCCCGGGGCGCTGCGGATCCGGTTCGAGCAGACGTACGGCGACTTCGACGAGTTCCGCGGCACGTGGCAGCTGCGGCAGGACGCCGACGACGTCCATGTGCGCTTCGACGCCGAGTTCGACTTCGGCATCCCCAGCATGGAGGGGATCCTCGACCCCATCGCGGAGCGCGTCATCAAGGAGACGGTCGCCTGGGCGGTGACCGGTCTCTTCCTGGACGTCACGCACCAGGAGCCGCTGCCGCCCCGGCAGCCGGGGAGGAACGTTTCCCCGGTGGGGTCCGCGGCGGCCGGGGACACGGACGAGAACACCGAGAACACCCCCGAGGGATGA
- a CDS encoding aspartate aminotransferase family protein has translation MPHAGTEQDVLRLYRAHLSKGRATLAELFGGHMEVASEGAWLRTSDGASFLNCGGYGVFITGARHPLVTEAVLRQLRTHPTATRILLEPTVARAAEALVSVTPAGLDRVHFSLSGAEAVETALKLARAGGRRRTVAMSGGYHGKTLGALSATAKEVYQAPFRPLLADVTHVPYGDADALEKELAGHPGEVCVLVEPVQGEGGVVVPPDGYLRRVESLVREYGGLLVLDEVQTGLGRLGHWWGADIEGVRPDILLAGKALGGGIVPVSATVATRETFRPFDKDPYIHTSTFSGQPLLMAAVQGVVQAIREEDLITRARVLGERLLPGIKEVVEDTLGDGLAVEVRGRGLLIGVELAEPGLAGELLMELFNRRVIANHSMIGSSVVRFTPPATLTDGEADFLLGSLDQACRALRSGATTMPEGGR, from the coding sequence CTGCCGCACGCCGGGACCGAGCAGGACGTCCTGCGCCTCTACCGCGCCCACCTCAGCAAGGGCCGGGCCACCCTGGCCGAACTCTTCGGAGGCCATATGGAAGTGGCCTCCGAAGGGGCCTGGCTGCGCACCTCCGACGGCGCGAGCTTCCTCAACTGCGGCGGCTACGGCGTCTTCATCACCGGCGCCCGCCACCCCCTGGTCACGGAGGCCGTGCTGCGCCAGCTGCGCACGCACCCCACGGCCACCCGCATCCTGCTGGAGCCCACCGTGGCGCGCGCCGCCGAGGCCCTGGTCTCGGTGACGCCGGCCGGGCTGGACCGCGTGCACTTCAGCCTCTCCGGCGCCGAGGCGGTCGAGACCGCGCTCAAGCTGGCCCGCGCCGGAGGGCGCAGGCGGACCGTGGCCATGTCCGGCGGCTACCACGGCAAGACCCTGGGCGCGCTGTCGGCGACGGCCAAGGAGGTCTACCAGGCGCCCTTCCGCCCCCTGCTCGCCGACGTCACGCACGTGCCCTACGGTGACGCCGACGCCCTGGAGAAGGAGCTGGCCGGCCACCCCGGCGAGGTCTGCGTCCTGGTGGAGCCGGTGCAGGGGGAAGGCGGCGTCGTGGTCCCGCCGGACGGCTATCTGCGCCGCGTCGAGTCGCTGGTGCGGGAGTACGGCGGGCTGCTGGTCCTCGACGAGGTCCAGACCGGCCTGGGCCGCCTCGGCCACTGGTGGGGCGCCGACATCGAGGGCGTCAGGCCCGACATCCTGCTGGCGGGCAAGGCCCTCGGCGGCGGGATCGTCCCCGTCTCGGCGACCGTCGCCACCCGCGAGACGTTCCGGCCCTTCGACAAGGACCCCTACATCCACACCTCGACCTTCTCCGGCCAGCCGCTGCTCATGGCCGCCGTCCAGGGTGTCGTCCAGGCGATCCGCGAGGAGGACCTGATCACCCGGGCGAGGGTGCTGGGCGAACGCCTCCTGCCGGGCATCAAGGAGGTCGTCGAGGACACCCTGGGCGACGGGCTCGCGGTGGAGGTACGCGGCCGGGGGCTCCTCATCGGCGTCGAGCTCGCCGAGCCCGGCCTCGCCGGCGAGCTGCTGATGGAGCTCTTCAACCGGCGGGTCATCGCCAACCACTCCATGATCGGCAGCTCGGTCGTCCGCTTCACCCCGCCCGCCACGCTCACCGACGGCGAGGCGGATTTCCTCCTCGGCTCCCTCGACCAGGCATGCCGCGCCCTGCGCTCGGGTGCGACGACGATGCCGGAAGGCGGTCGCTGA
- a CDS encoding aldehyde dehydrogenase family protein — MWAPPSPPAARDHPLRSYLSYLAGEDVPGTGWVYTVTSRSLLEDVFASVSLKRELERDPHSTAADHPYVVGRVAVASARDNARALEAAAGAAPAWAAVPLERRMELGAAFRDQLLRHQDEFLRLLTAEAHPLKLARWELSCLLAVYAEESLDWYRRQMHTEFRHGGRRLIVRRVADGVVCLNPPQNAPAPSAALAVLALMAGNAVVVRAPRSIALSTMYVMRELVAPLLEDMGAPPGTLGVVCGNPGSTLDLWVDSPLVDDIFYIGGCEEGLRLEQRCVAKGKKPILELAGNDTITVWKDADLDLAARAACEAFYGSGQICMAPNRVLVHEAVADELTRRIAREAARVRPGHPEDEGVLLSPVRRSERFFALLDQAREAGAALVCGGHRTELDGTRSDTGVFLEPTVLRVDGLAAARRVDAVQQETFFPLLPVVSVGPGDDGPLLDETLAFVDAGAHGLRNSLWTRSDEVVDTFLRRVRNGGLLKVNDSHIGFLPYLPSHGGTGLTGGVFGEANYPMLKTSHLQGVSVSAGTDPRRAAFGDLWGG; from the coding sequence GTGTGGGCCCCACCCTCACCACCGGCCGCCCGGGACCATCCGTTACGCAGCTACCTCTCCTATCTCGCGGGTGAGGACGTCCCGGGCACCGGCTGGGTCTACACCGTCACGTCCCGCTCCCTCCTGGAGGACGTCTTCGCCAGCGTCTCCCTCAAACGCGAGCTGGAACGCGACCCCCACTCCACGGCGGCGGACCACCCGTACGTGGTGGGCCGCGTCGCGGTGGCCTCCGCCCGGGACAACGCCCGCGCCCTGGAGGCCGCCGCCGGGGCCGCCCCCGCCTGGGCCGCCGTCCCCCTGGAACGCCGCATGGAACTGGGCGCCGCCTTCCGCGATCAACTCCTGCGGCACCAGGACGAGTTCCTGCGCCTGCTGACCGCCGAGGCACACCCCCTGAAGCTGGCACGCTGGGAGCTGAGCTGCCTGCTGGCGGTCTACGCCGAGGAGAGCCTCGACTGGTACCGCCGGCAGATGCACACCGAGTTCCGGCACGGCGGCAGACGGCTGATCGTCCGCCGCGTCGCCGACGGCGTCGTCTGCCTCAACCCGCCGCAGAACGCCCCCGCCCCCAGCGCCGCGCTCGCCGTGCTGGCCCTCATGGCCGGCAACGCCGTCGTCGTCCGCGCGCCGCGCAGCATCGCGCTCAGCACGATGTACGTCATGCGCGAGCTCGTCGCCCCGCTCCTGGAGGACATGGGCGCCCCGCCGGGCACGCTCGGCGTCGTCTGCGGCAACCCCGGCTCCACGCTCGACCTCTGGGTCGACAGCCCCCTGGTCGACGACATCTTCTACATCGGCGGCTGCGAGGAGGGCCTGCGCCTCGAACAGCGGTGCGTCGCCAAGGGCAAGAAGCCCATCCTGGAGCTGGCCGGCAACGACACGATCACCGTCTGGAAGGACGCGGACCTCGACCTGGCCGCCCGGGCCGCCTGCGAGGCGTTCTACGGCTCCGGGCAGATCTGCATGGCGCCCAACCGCGTCCTGGTCCACGAGGCCGTCGCCGACGAGCTGACCCGGCGCATCGCCCGCGAGGCCGCCCGCGTCCGGCCGGGACACCCCGAGGACGAAGGCGTGCTGCTCTCCCCGGTGCGGCGCAGCGAGCGGTTCTTCGCCCTGCTCGACCAGGCCCGGGAGGCCGGCGCCGCGCTCGTGTGCGGCGGCCACCGCACCGAGCTGGACGGCACCCGCTCGGACACCGGTGTCTTCCTGGAGCCGACCGTCCTGCGCGTCGACGGCCTGGCCGCCGCCCGGCGCGTCGACGCCGTGCAGCAGGAGACGTTCTTCCCGCTGCTCCCCGTCGTCTCCGTCGGGCCGGGCGACGACGGCCCGCTCCTCGACGAGACGCTCGCGTTCGTCGACGCCGGCGCGCACGGGCTGCGCAACTCCCTGTGGACCCGCTCGGACGAGGTCGTCGACACCTTCCTGCGCCGGGTGCGCAACGGCGGGCTGCTCAAGGTCAACGACTCCCACATCGGCTTCCTGCCCTACCTGCCCAGCCACGGCGGCACCGGCCTGACCGGAGGCGTCTTCGGCGAGGCCAACTACCCGATGCTCAAGACCTCGCACCTGCAAGGGGTCAGCGTCAGCGCCGGCACCGACCCGCGCCGCGCCGCCTTCGGCGACCTGTGGGGCGGCTGA
- a CDS encoding AfsR/SARP family transcriptional regulator → MTELRFRLLGHMEVFRGTTPVPLTAGKLRVLLATLLLGANRTVPFDTLVDRLWGENPPPSARNTVHVYTMRLRRALGDGPDGTPLVRTRPNGYALEVAPGRLDVAAFHELLERARKAHTTGDAVEESALLTEALALWQGPPLLDVPSDSLQRGAAPRLADERLHALERWAEVELRLGRHAEIVGELDALTREHPLRERLWAALMLALSRSGRTGEALAAYRRVRRLFRDEMGIDPGEHVDRVHQMVLTGNAVSGRAEPRAPGTGRGPWEVKPFQLPPAPRCFVGRAGPVRSLAELLAPRAYGRGGTPGEAMPVGIVTGQPGVGKTTLALHVAHQVRARFPDGQLYVNLQGHCRAAPLAPSVALGRCLRALGLPAHQVPADEEERVGLYRSLLADRRVLVLLDDAADPRQVRPLLPGDPGCAVIVTSRDDLRGLSAIEGGHRLRLAPMTDEESVALLTGLLGPARADAEPGAVRALAAECARLPLALRIAAANVDALPQTRVAHYVDVLRSRGRLAHLVSPGDEEAAVRAAFDLSYRRLSEPAATLFARLSLVPGPDFAGPAAGVLMDRSPAGAGPLLDTLVSANLVSAGSGGRFRIHDLLGEYAAARAEGDAGAPAARARLFAFYLGTARAAAELLRPRARRPPPPAPAAPAAAGGPVRPMDEAEALDWLDSELPNLVASARRALDMGTLAHAWRLADALRGYFTSRGHGAEGLAVCDAALAAARRAGDERAEASVLGLMGDIHFLFSRYEEADRCHSRSLEISRRTGDVSGQADSLFNLGLANVHLGRPGHSIRYQEEALTLARRAGDVDAQALALHHIGIAELLSTRPGLGLRRQEQALALSRRAGNGATLCQALAGTGIVAWFQGDLAAALAAFSECLELARRLGNPHLENNALSHLSGTRCDAGDYEQAATDAGQAIGLSRWTRERVHEAAALEALATVRRCTGDTTAALTDYHRALGLAREIHFGYGEVRVLTSLIEAYRADGRPARALYYGRQALGRIRATGLLLSRTRAFAGIAHAHLDLGDEPRAVRYAERALELARRHGQRLVMARTLYVYGLAQQALHGPEAALPHWRAALAVFEELGVPERRRLGELVAA, encoded by the coding sequence GTGACGGAGTTGCGTTTCCGCCTGCTGGGACACATGGAGGTGTTCCGGGGCACGACGCCCGTCCCGCTCACGGCCGGAAAGCTCCGCGTCCTCCTCGCCACCCTGCTGCTCGGAGCCAACCGGACCGTGCCCTTCGACACCCTCGTCGACAGGCTGTGGGGCGAGAACCCGCCACCGTCGGCACGCAACACGGTCCACGTCTACACCATGCGCCTGCGCCGCGCCCTCGGCGACGGACCGGACGGCACCCCGCTCGTGCGCACGAGACCCAACGGCTACGCCCTGGAGGTCGCCCCGGGCCGACTGGACGTGGCGGCCTTCCACGAGCTGCTGGAACGGGCCCGCAAGGCGCACACCACGGGTGACGCGGTGGAGGAGTCCGCCCTGCTCACCGAGGCGCTCGCGCTGTGGCAGGGACCGCCGCTCCTCGACGTCCCCTCCGACTCCCTCCAGCGCGGCGCGGCTCCCCGGCTGGCGGACGAGCGGCTGCACGCCCTGGAACGCTGGGCGGAGGTCGAGCTGCGGCTCGGCCGGCACGCCGAGATCGTCGGGGAGCTCGACGCGCTGACGCGGGAGCACCCCCTGCGCGAGCGGCTGTGGGCCGCGCTCATGCTCGCCCTGAGCCGGTCGGGCCGCACGGGCGAGGCGCTGGCGGCGTACCGGCGCGTGCGCAGGCTGTTCCGCGACGAGATGGGCATCGACCCGGGCGAGCACGTGGACCGCGTGCACCAGATGGTCCTGACCGGGAACGCGGTGTCCGGCAGGGCGGAGCCCCGGGCACCGGGCACCGGGCGGGGCCCCTGGGAGGTGAAGCCCTTCCAACTGCCCCCGGCCCCGCGCTGTTTCGTCGGCCGGGCCGGCCCGGTCCGGTCCCTGGCGGAGCTCCTGGCCCCGCGGGCGTACGGGCGCGGGGGCACCCCCGGCGAGGCCATGCCCGTGGGCATCGTCACCGGCCAGCCCGGCGTGGGCAAGACCACCCTCGCCCTGCACGTCGCCCACCAGGTCCGGGCCCGCTTCCCGGACGGCCAGCTCTACGTCAACCTCCAGGGCCACTGCCGCGCGGCCCCGCTGGCACCGTCGGTGGCCCTGGGCCGGTGCCTGCGCGCGCTGGGCCTGCCGGCCCACCAGGTGCCGGCCGACGAGGAGGAACGGGTCGGCCTCTACCGCAGCCTGCTCGCCGACCGGCGGGTGCTCGTCCTGCTCGACGACGCCGCCGATCCGCGCCAGGTGCGGCCGCTGCTCCCCGGCGACCCGGGCTGCGCGGTGATCGTGACGAGCCGGGACGACCTGCGCGGGCTGTCCGCGATCGAGGGCGGGCACCGGCTCCGGCTCGCCCCGATGACCGACGAGGAGTCGGTGGCCCTGCTCACCGGCCTGCTCGGGCCGGCGCGGGCGGACGCCGAGCCCGGGGCCGTGCGGGCCCTGGCGGCCGAGTGCGCGCGGCTCCCCCTGGCGCTGCGGATCGCGGCGGCGAACGTCGACGCCCTGCCGCAGACCCGGGTGGCGCACTACGTCGACGTCCTGCGCTCACGGGGCCGGCTGGCCCACCTGGTGTCCCCGGGTGACGAGGAGGCGGCCGTGCGGGCGGCCTTCGACCTGTCCTACCGGAGGCTGTCGGAGCCGGCCGCGACCCTCTTCGCGCGGCTGAGCCTGGTGCCGGGCCCGGACTTCGCCGGTCCGGCGGCCGGGGTGCTGATGGACCGCTCCCCCGCCGGGGCGGGGCCGCTGCTGGACACGCTGGTCTCGGCGAACCTGGTGTCCGCCGGCAGCGGTGGCCGCTTCCGGATCCACGACCTGCTGGGCGAGTACGCCGCGGCGCGGGCCGAGGGCGACGCGGGCGCCCCGGCGGCGCGCGCCCGGCTCTTCGCCTTCTACCTGGGAACGGCCCGCGCCGCCGCGGAGCTCCTCCGCCCCCGGGCCCGTAGACCGCCGCCGCCCGCGCCCGCCGCGCCCGCCGCGGCCGGCGGGCCGGTACGGCCGATGGACGAGGCGGAGGCGCTGGACTGGCTGGACAGCGAGCTGCCGAACCTGGTGGCCTCCGCGCGCCGCGCGCTCGACATGGGCACCCTCGCCCACGCCTGGCGCCTCGCGGACGCCCTGCGCGGCTACTTCACGTCCCGCGGGCACGGCGCCGAGGGGCTCGCGGTGTGCGACGCCGCGCTCGCCGCGGCCCGCCGGGCGGGGGACGAGCGCGCCGAGGCGTCCGTCCTCGGCCTCATGGGCGACATCCACTTCCTGTTCAGCCGCTACGAGGAGGCCGACCGGTGCCACAGCCGGTCGCTGGAGATCAGCCGCCGGACCGGTGACGTCTCCGGGCAGGCCGACAGCCTCTTCAACCTCGGTCTGGCCAACGTCCACCTGGGCCGCCCCGGGCACAGCATCCGCTACCAGGAGGAGGCCCTGACGCTGGCCCGGCGGGCGGGCGACGTCGACGCGCAGGCGCTGGCGCTGCACCACATCGGGATCGCCGAGCTGCTGTCGACCCGGCCCGGCCTCGGGCTCCGCAGGCAGGAACAGGCCCTCGCCCTCAGCCGGCGCGCGGGCAACGGCGCCACGCTGTGCCAGGCACTGGCGGGCACCGGCATCGTGGCGTGGTTCCAGGGCGACCTCGCCGCGGCGCTCGCGGCGTTCTCGGAGTGCCTGGAGCTGGCCCGGCGCCTCGGGAACCCGCACCTGGAGAACAACGCCCTGTCGCACCTGTCCGGCACCCGCTGCGACGCGGGCGACTACGAACAGGCCGCCACCGACGCCGGCCAGGCGATCGGCCTCAGCCGCTGGACCAGGGAGAGGGTCCACGAGGCGGCGGCGCTGGAGGCCCTCGCCACGGTCCGGCGGTGCACCGGGGACACCACCGCGGCGCTCACCGACTACCACCGCGCCCTGGGCCTGGCCCGCGAGATCCACTTCGGCTACGGCGAGGTCAGGGTGCTCACCAGCCTGATCGAGGCCTACCGGGCGGACGGCCGGCCCGCCCGGGCCCTGTACTACGGCCGGCAGGCCCTGGGCCGGATCCGGGCGACCGGACTGCTCCTCTCCCGGACCCGTGCCTTCGCCGGCATCGCCCACGCCCACCTCGACCTCGGCGACGAGCCGCGCGCGGTCCGCTACGCCGAGCGGGCGCTGGAGCTGGCGCGGCGGCACGGCCAGCGGCTCGTCATGGCCAGGACCCTGTACGTGTACGGCCTGGCGCAACAGGCCCTGCACGGACCGGAGGCCGCCCTCCCGCACTGGCGGGCGGCGCTCGCGGTCTTCGAGGAGCTCGGCGTCCCGGAGCGCAGGCGGCTGGGCGAGCTCGTCGCGGCCTGA
- a CDS encoding MarR family transcriptional regulator: MEFKEYTQEELVAQPMGSWTGQAYRLIVGALRAELAVEDLTQPHWWTLNHAAGAPGTWTRAALVERLTPYDDLGTDFDGVFDDLVARGWLTEDGGVLTLTEAGEAGRLRARDRNARVHTRMREGVDPAEYARTIDVLRRMVANLGGNGNLPE, from the coding sequence ATGGAGTTCAAGGAGTACACGCAGGAAGAGCTCGTCGCCCAGCCCATGGGCTCGTGGACCGGCCAGGCGTACCGCCTGATCGTGGGGGCCCTCCGCGCGGAGCTGGCCGTGGAGGACCTGACCCAGCCGCACTGGTGGACGCTCAACCACGCCGCCGGGGCGCCCGGCACCTGGACCCGCGCGGCGCTCGTCGAGCGGCTGACGCCGTACGACGACCTCGGGACCGACTTCGACGGCGTCTTCGACGACCTCGTCGCGCGTGGCTGGCTGACGGAGGACGGCGGGGTCCTGACGCTGACGGAGGCCGGGGAGGCCGGACGGCTGCGCGCCCGGGACCGCAACGCGCGGGTCCACACGCGGATGCGTGAGGGCGTCGACCCGGCCGAGTACGCGAGGACCATCGACGTCCTGCGCCGCATGGTCGCGAACCTGGGCGGGAACGGCAACCTGCCGGAATAG